Proteins from a single region of Stutzerimonas stutzeri:
- a CDS encoding biotin-dependent carboxyltransferase family protein, with the protein MSLLIERAGALASLQDGGRMGVRHLGVTQGGPVDWISHGWANWLLGNPVQAATVEITLGNFSLRAQTDTCLAICGADLGAALDDEAIAPGRSFEVRKGQLLTFTHPKRGVRAYLAAPGGFQATPVLGSCATVRREQLGGLTGDGHALTEGNRLHWLGGASATPRELPAQTVTPLSSPSLAVVLGAQFGDFSGQSLFDAFNSDWTVDQRADRMGVRLRGPVLQSARSSMISEGVPLGAIQVPADGQPIILLNDRQTIGGYPRLGALTPAAVAQLAQCLPGTSLRLKPIALEAAQRAHRELLAQWR; encoded by the coding sequence ATGAGCCTGCTTATCGAACGCGCCGGCGCATTGGCCAGCTTGCAGGACGGCGGCCGTATGGGCGTCCGCCACCTCGGCGTTACCCAGGGCGGCCCGGTGGACTGGATTTCCCACGGCTGGGCCAACTGGCTGCTTGGAAATCCTGTGCAGGCCGCGACGGTGGAAATCACGCTGGGGAATTTCAGCCTTCGCGCACAAACCGATACCTGCCTGGCGATCTGCGGTGCCGATCTCGGCGCCGCGCTCGATGACGAGGCCATCGCGCCGGGACGCAGCTTCGAGGTCCGTAAGGGTCAGCTGCTTACCTTCACGCATCCGAAGCGAGGCGTTCGCGCCTATCTCGCTGCGCCAGGCGGCTTTCAGGCGACACCGGTGTTGGGGAGCTGCGCCACGGTGCGGCGCGAGCAGCTTGGCGGCTTGACCGGTGACGGCCATGCGTTGACCGAGGGCAACCGCTTGCACTGGCTTGGCGGTGCTTCTGCCACTCCCCGGGAGTTGCCCGCGCAAACCGTCACCCCGCTTTCGAGCCCGAGCCTCGCGGTCGTGCTCGGTGCGCAGTTTGGCGATTTCAGCGGCCAGAGCCTGTTCGATGCCTTCAACAGCGACTGGACCGTCGATCAACGAGCCGATCGCATGGGCGTGCGCTTGCGCGGCCCCGTACTGCAAAGCGCACGCTCATCAATGATTTCCGAGGGCGTCCCGCTCGGCGCGATCCAGGTTCCGGCCGATGGACAGCCGATCATCCTGCTCAACGACCGCCAGACGATCGGCGGCTATCCACGTCTCGGCGCGCTGACACCTGCAGCTGTGGCCCAGCTGGCGCAGTGCCTGCCCGGCACCTCGCTAAGGCTCAAACCGATCGCACTGGAGGCCGCGCAACGGGCGCATCGCGAACTGCTCGCACAGTGGCGGTAG
- a CDS encoding NRAMP family divalent metal transporter, producing the protein MQATQAERGTPAQRNVLRGAIFIMATSSIGPAFLTQTSLFTEKYLASFAFAILISLLIDVGAQLNIWRVITVANLRGQDVANRVIPGVGHLISAFIVLGGIAFNIGNIGGAGLAMNVIFGVPPIIGSLIAAVLIIGIFLLRNAKGVMDSVMQVLGLVMLCMIGYAMLQSNPPLLEAMSRSFNPDDPLILLLPIVTLVGGTVGGYISFSGGHRLVEAGITGVENVRLVTRAAVIGIATTGVVRICLFLAALGVVSQGLSLDPSNPAASVFSHSMGTIGYKIFGVVLLAASVSSVIGAAYTSVTFMYSLHDSIRRHNQRVVIAFIACSTLIYSLVGQPVKVLVVAGTLNALVLPLALGCILLASRKTNIVGDAYRHPTWMLVFGILAMLATAVGVVMSFNAFVQFWQS; encoded by the coding sequence ATGCAAGCCACACAAGCCGAACGCGGCACCCCCGCTCAGCGCAACGTCCTGCGCGGCGCCATTTTCATCATGGCCACCTCGTCCATCGGACCCGCGTTTCTGACCCAGACGTCGCTGTTCACCGAAAAGTATCTGGCGAGTTTCGCCTTCGCGATCCTGATCTCGTTGCTCATCGACGTTGGTGCGCAGCTCAACATCTGGAGGGTGATCACCGTCGCCAACCTGCGTGGGCAGGACGTCGCCAACCGGGTGATACCCGGCGTCGGCCATCTGATATCGGCCTTCATCGTCCTTGGCGGCATCGCATTCAACATCGGCAATATCGGTGGCGCCGGATTGGCGATGAATGTGATCTTCGGCGTCCCGCCGATAATCGGCTCGCTGATCGCCGCGGTGCTGATCATCGGCATCTTCCTGCTACGCAACGCCAAGGGCGTGATGGATTCGGTGATGCAGGTGCTCGGCCTGGTAATGCTGTGCATGATCGGCTACGCCATGCTGCAGTCGAATCCACCGCTGCTCGAGGCGATGAGTCGCAGCTTCAATCCGGACGACCCATTGATCCTACTGCTGCCCATCGTGACATTGGTGGGCGGCACGGTCGGCGGCTACATATCGTTTTCCGGTGGCCATCGCCTGGTAGAGGCCGGCATCACCGGTGTAGAGAATGTCAGGCTGGTAACCCGCGCGGCCGTGATCGGTATCGCCACCACCGGCGTCGTGCGCATCTGCCTGTTCCTCGCAGCCCTCGGTGTCGTCAGCCAGGGCCTGAGTCTCGACCCGAGCAACCCCGCTGCATCGGTGTTCTCCCACTCGATGGGCACCATCGGCTACAAGATCTTTGGCGTAGTGCTGCTGGCCGCTTCGGTTTCATCGGTGATCGGCGCCGCTTATACCAGTGTGACCTTCATGTACTCGCTGCATGACAGCATCCGCCGGCATAACCAGCGAGTCGTGATCGCCTTTATTGCCTGTTCGACGCTCATCTACAGCCTGGTCGGCCAGCCCGTGAAGGTTCTGGTGGTAGCGGGCACGCTGAATGCCCTGGTGCTGCCGCTGGCACTGGGCTGCATACTGCTCGCATCGCGCAAAACGAACATCGTCGGCGACGCCTACCGTCACCCCACCTGGATGCTGGTGTTCGGCATATTGGCCATGCTGGCCACGGCGGTCGGGGTGGTGATGTCGTTCAATGCGTTCGTGCAGTTCTGGCAGTCTTGA
- a CDS encoding YaeQ family protein — translation MALQATPYKVEINLTDLDRHVYQDLRFTVARHPSETEERMVARLIAYVLWYGEQLAFGRGLSDVDEPALWEKSLDDRVLHWIEVGQPDAERITWCSRRAERFSLVAYGNLRVWQTKVLDSVRSLKKINVVAVGQEALESVSRDLPRSISWSVMVSEGSMFITDERGQHEIPLEWLIGERG, via the coding sequence ATGGCGCTGCAAGCCACCCCTTACAAAGTTGAAATCAATCTCACCGATCTCGATCGCCATGTTTATCAGGATCTTCGCTTCACCGTGGCTCGTCATCCATCGGAGACTGAAGAGCGGATGGTCGCGCGGCTGATTGCTTATGTGCTCTGGTACGGCGAGCAGTTGGCCTTTGGCCGCGGGCTGTCGGATGTTGATGAACCCGCGTTGTGGGAAAAGAGTCTGGACGATCGCGTGCTGCACTGGATCGAAGTGGGTCAGCCCGACGCTGAGCGGATCACCTGGTGCTCGCGCCGTGCCGAGCGCTTCAGTCTCGTGGCCTATGGCAACCTGCGGGTCTGGCAGACCAAGGTGCTCGATAGTGTCCGCAGTTTAAAGAAAATCAACGTTGTAGCGGTGGGGCAGGAGGCGCTGGAGTCAGTCTCGCGCGACTTGCCGCGGTCGATCAGCTGGAGCGTAATGGTCAGCGAAGGGTCGATGTTCATTACCGATGAGCGCGGCCAGCATGAGATACCTCTGGAGTGGTTGATCGGCGAACGCGGCTGA
- a CDS encoding phospholipase D-like domain-containing protein, protein MDFNRLDQQLRDSLADLRLSNEERDELRQLGSELTVDQIRFLRNRAFALVRELSREPANVEPALKWLEQVIKTLDSCSTPVRVEQASAHFSPGESCRRKIRDLCRQARKSVDICVYTISDDQLSEEILACHLRGVTVRVISDNEKQYDAGSDIQWLRDKGVPLRIDSGPYHMHHKFALFDGRLLLNGSFNWTRSATTSNEENLLVIDHPQLLADYAREFEALWSRYAENC, encoded by the coding sequence GTGGATTTCAATCGACTTGACCAACAATTGCGCGACAGCTTGGCTGATCTGCGCCTGAGCAACGAAGAGCGCGACGAGTTGCGTCAGCTGGGCAGCGAGCTGACAGTCGACCAGATACGCTTCCTGCGTAATCGGGCTTTCGCCTTGGTGCGCGAGCTTAGCCGTGAGCCGGCGAACGTTGAGCCTGCGCTTAAATGGCTGGAGCAGGTGATCAAGACGCTCGACTCCTGCTCCACTCCAGTCAGGGTAGAGCAGGCCAGCGCACACTTCAGTCCGGGCGAGAGCTGCCGTCGCAAGATTCGCGACCTCTGCCGGCAGGCGCGCAAGAGCGTGGATATCTGTGTTTACACCATCTCCGATGATCAGCTCAGTGAGGAAATTCTGGCCTGCCACCTACGGGGCGTAACGGTGCGGGTAATCAGCGACAACGAGAAACAGTATGACGCGGGCAGCGACATCCAGTGGTTGCGCGATAAGGGCGTGCCGTTGCGTATCGACTCTGGCCCATACCACATGCATCACAAGTTCGCGCTATTTGACGGGCGCCTGCTCCTCAACGGCAGTTTCAACTGGACCCGTAGCGCGACCACCAGCAATGAGGAAAATCTGCTGGTGATCGATCATCCACAATTGCTGGCTGATTACGCGCGCGAATTCGAGGCGCTCTGGTCGCGTTACGCGGAGAATTGTTAA
- a CDS encoding rhomboid family intramembrane serine protease, which translates to MVLVQLANSFTGGALNVWGLVPRQVQALPGILIAPWLHGGWAHLLSNLSGLMILGSLVLLRSRRDFVLASLFIIVGSGVLVWCFGRIGVHIGASGWLFGFWGLLLARAWLDRSLLDLALAGLVFMFYGGWLFGLLPRDGVSFEYHLAGASCGVLYAVLSRNRRL; encoded by the coding sequence ATGGTGCTTGTGCAGCTCGCCAACAGCTTTACCGGCGGTGCGCTGAATGTATGGGGGTTGGTGCCGCGTCAGGTGCAGGCGCTGCCTGGCATTTTGATCGCGCCCTGGCTGCACGGTGGCTGGGCGCACCTGCTGAGCAACCTCAGCGGCCTCATGATTCTTGGGTCACTGGTGTTGCTGCGCTCGCGGCGCGATTTCGTACTGGCAAGCCTCTTCATTATCGTTGGCAGTGGCGTGCTGGTGTGGTGTTTTGGGCGTATCGGCGTGCACATCGGTGCAAGCGGCTGGTTGTTCGGTTTTTGGGGGTTATTGCTGGCCCGTGCCTGGCTCGATCGAAGTCTGCTTGACCTGGCGCTCGCCGGGCTTGTCTTCATGTTTTATGGCGGCTGGCTGTTCGGGCTGTTGCCGCGTGACGGAGTTTCCTTCGAATACCATCTCGCCGGTGCGTCGTGCGGCGTGCTTTACGCTGTGCTGTCGCGTAACCGGCGCCTCTGA
- a CDS encoding DNA repair ATPase: MSDVQAENTQDILDKAVAQGGAYEVLHKRLQEQGSRLRHITESLNEERLEAFGSSRMEVVGRVRIRTENNCTARDIAQVGDSLLFGYNVFLGLKKETRVEDVFSLYRLSEQAEGYEAQAVALEGSFLAQSSFVNDFNELYTYYKNTRLLQLIVRDGKLLASFQIGERVTDIRVFRWSISNDGTDVRYIDNRGERDIALPAPFDFEWQKTSREMVVNGRHPHLNILDTLFVETIGGDLTVKVENNTDDGLGIYREAVLDKTQSLDDAQIEYAKLGSLILLKVLPYREEQWRYLVFNSLTRTVERLDAIGLACVQLPEDHGIIFPGGYYLQSGESKAFEQSMDGMRFKRAVRSPNGEDVQYIFYHPEEGRSALFTYNMIDRQLQNPIFGHGYARLEDGRMVIFSAEGSEPTRIHPMQIWQTPFCTDDFAARQPARSGFFGRIGNAELVRGVSDLFNLSREIDAPQISVQRYTQLCQNTRRLFDAYHWLGDAQCQGLALLLREIAATGELVLDEFEKVESIRQQSSRAMAEAQTRQKALLSGLLTDSWDRVQQFVEALNAINSQRGQLLTIRDYRYIDVSRIDAMEAELLEAQERASLATSRFLASDVALEPYLVELVELDATAQKAETVTQLNEPLAGMQQMAAGLDMLSGLMASLSIEDATERTRIVESISEVYARLNQAKARAEQRRKGLGSAETVAQFGAQFKLFSQGITNALAQASDPERCDEQLSRLLVQLEELESQFGDHEQFLGDILSKREELLETFEAHKQNLLDDRQRRAQGVLDAALRILDSLGRRTARLNQPEELNAFFAADPLILKLREMVGRLRDLKDSVKADDIEARLKSARDQAVRAMRDKSELFEAGGNVIRLGPRHRFSVNTQELDLTLLPRGDQLYLHLTGTDFLEPLRDSELEALREFWQVSLESESDALYRAEYLAGEVLAAADAGHDGLDINSLRQLLTDREALTRRIRDFAAPRYREGYEKGIHDHDAALILARLLPLRDSAGLLSHTPMARGIGCFFWNSVQGEAVALEWPERARTSRHIQQLFGRRDGIDQLEAEIASAIERFAADEGMTLRSGLPLDAARYLVQELAGERIEFVFSKYARQLLGSLQAKLEAARVWDGYVQTLERLQGRPAARWALVDNWLQGLCDQGELSDLARYIPEAVALALLPEGQSRRVTEVDLRFAVEELMGDHPRIEGQQLMLSLDDYFERLENHRRRFLPQLRRYQALRQDVIGREREALRLSEFKPRPLSSFVRNKLINDVYLGFIGDNLAKQMGTAGENKRTDLMGLLMLISPPGYGKTTLMEYVAHRLGLIFMKINGPALGHEVRSVDPAQAPDATSRQELEKLNLALEMGNNVMLYVDDIQHTHPEFLQKFISLCDGTRRIEGVWKGKTKTYDMRGKKFCVIMSGNPYTESGDVFKIPDMLANRADIYNLGDTLGGMQEAFSLSYIENALTSNPILAPLATRDMADVYRLVDKAQGKPFSANELSYSYSAAEINEITATLERLMQVRDVVGRVNQQYIVSAAQADQYRSEPPFKLQGSYRNMNKMAEKISSVMNQAELLQLIADHYQGESQLLTTGAEENLLKLAELRGNMTNAQAERWAQIKRDFMRNKALGGSDTDVGSRVVAQLNDLVESVRGLSIGKSDRDEARIPWEQLISGLDNLGRLRPQVEVVAPPQPAVQKLLENLADSLQNSFLPLIKTMDKKIDIDLRTHHRMLEISAQLRELGEHLGQEQRNVEPHDGVP, translated from the coding sequence ATGTCGGACGTCCAAGCCGAAAATACCCAGGACATTCTCGATAAAGCCGTTGCGCAAGGCGGTGCTTACGAGGTGCTGCACAAGCGACTGCAGGAGCAGGGATCACGTCTTCGGCATATCACCGAGAGCCTGAACGAAGAGCGCCTGGAGGCCTTCGGCAGCAGCCGAATGGAGGTGGTGGGGCGCGTCCGTATCCGTACAGAGAATAATTGCACTGCACGTGACATCGCCCAGGTCGGCGACAGCTTGCTGTTTGGCTACAACGTTTTTCTCGGGCTCAAGAAAGAAACCCGTGTCGAGGACGTATTTTCGCTCTATCGATTGAGCGAGCAGGCCGAGGGCTACGAAGCCCAAGCCGTGGCGCTTGAGGGCAGCTTTCTTGCCCAGAGCAGCTTCGTAAACGACTTCAACGAGCTGTACACCTACTACAAAAACACCCGCTTGCTGCAGCTGATAGTGCGTGACGGCAAGCTGCTGGCCAGCTTCCAGATTGGCGAGCGGGTCACGGACATTCGGGTATTCCGTTGGTCGATTTCCAATGACGGCACGGATGTCCGATACATCGACAACCGTGGCGAGCGCGATATCGCGTTGCCGGCACCATTCGATTTCGAATGGCAGAAGACTTCTCGTGAGATGGTGGTCAATGGCCGACATCCACATCTGAATATCCTCGACACTCTGTTCGTCGAGACCATTGGTGGAGACCTGACCGTCAAGGTCGAAAACAACACCGACGATGGCCTAGGCATCTACCGCGAGGCGGTGCTGGACAAGACCCAGTCCCTCGACGATGCACAGATCGAATACGCCAAGCTTGGTAGCCTGATCCTGCTCAAGGTGCTGCCGTATAGGGAAGAACAGTGGCGCTACCTGGTCTTCAACAGCCTGACGCGCACGGTTGAGCGCCTTGATGCAATCGGGCTGGCCTGCGTTCAGTTGCCAGAAGACCACGGAATCATCTTCCCTGGCGGTTACTACTTGCAGAGCGGAGAGTCCAAGGCGTTCGAGCAATCGATGGACGGCATGCGCTTCAAGCGGGCGGTGCGCTCGCCCAACGGTGAGGATGTGCAGTACATCTTCTACCATCCGGAAGAAGGGCGGTCGGCGTTATTTACCTACAACATGATCGACCGCCAGCTACAGAATCCGATCTTCGGTCATGGCTATGCCCGGCTCGAAGACGGGCGCATGGTGATCTTTTCCGCCGAAGGCAGTGAGCCGACACGCATCCACCCGATGCAGATCTGGCAGACGCCGTTCTGTACCGATGACTTCGCCGCACGGCAGCCTGCGCGCAGCGGGTTTTTCGGGCGCATCGGCAACGCCGAGTTGGTGCGCGGCGTATCCGACCTGTTCAACCTGAGTCGCGAGATCGATGCGCCGCAGATATCGGTGCAGCGTTATACCCAGCTCTGTCAGAACACCCGCCGTCTGTTCGATGCCTACCACTGGCTGGGCGATGCCCAGTGCCAGGGGCTTGCCCTGCTGCTGCGCGAGATTGCAGCAACCGGCGAGCTGGTGCTCGATGAGTTCGAGAAGGTCGAGAGCATTCGTCAGCAATCGAGCCGTGCGATGGCCGAAGCTCAAACGCGGCAGAAGGCGCTGCTCTCCGGGTTGCTGACCGATAGTTGGGACAGGGTGCAGCAGTTCGTCGAAGCGCTTAACGCGATCAACTCACAGCGCGGCCAGCTACTGACCATTCGCGACTACCGCTATATCGATGTCTCGCGCATCGATGCCATGGAGGCCGAACTGCTCGAGGCACAGGAGCGGGCCAGTTTGGCGACTTCGAGGTTCCTGGCCAGCGATGTGGCGCTCGAACCTTACCTGGTTGAGCTCGTTGAACTCGATGCCACCGCACAGAAGGCGGAAACCGTCACTCAGCTCAATGAGCCCCTTGCCGGCATGCAGCAGATGGCTGCAGGCCTGGACATGCTTTCCGGTCTTATGGCGTCGTTGTCGATCGAAGACGCCACCGAGCGCACCCGCATCGTCGAGTCGATCTCGGAAGTGTATGCCCGTCTCAATCAGGCTAAGGCGCGAGCGGAGCAGCGCCGCAAGGGACTCGGTTCGGCGGAAACCGTGGCCCAGTTCGGTGCTCAGTTCAAATTGTTTAGCCAGGGCATCACCAACGCTTTGGCCCAGGCATCGGACCCGGAGCGCTGCGACGAGCAGCTCTCACGCCTGCTGGTGCAGCTCGAGGAGCTGGAAAGCCAGTTCGGTGATCACGAACAGTTCCTCGGCGACATCCTGAGCAAACGTGAGGAGTTGCTGGAAACCTTCGAGGCGCACAAGCAGAACCTGCTCGATGATCGCCAGCGCCGCGCCCAGGGCGTGCTCGATGCTGCGTTGCGCATTCTCGACAGCCTCGGTCGCCGTACTGCCCGGCTGAACCAGCCCGAGGAGCTCAACGCCTTCTTTGCCGCCGACCCGCTAATCCTCAAGCTGCGTGAGATGGTCGGGCGCCTGCGCGACCTCAAGGACAGCGTCAAGGCAGACGACATAGAGGCTCGCCTGAAGAGTGCCCGCGACCAGGCGGTGCGGGCGATGCGCGACAAGAGTGAGCTGTTCGAGGCCGGTGGCAACGTCATCCGGCTGGGCCCGCGCCACCGTTTTAGCGTCAACACGCAGGAGTTGGATCTGACCCTGCTGCCCCGTGGTGATCAGCTCTATCTGCACCTGACCGGGACCGACTTTCTCGAGCCGTTGCGTGATTCCGAACTCGAAGCGTTACGCGAATTCTGGCAGGTTTCGTTGGAATCGGAATCGGATGCGTTGTATCGCGCCGAGTACCTAGCCGGCGAAGTGCTTGCTGCCGCGGACGCCGGACACGACGGCCTGGATATCAATAGCCTAAGGCAGCTACTCACCGACCGTGAGGCGCTGACCAGGCGCATTCGAGATTTTGCCGCCCCTCGTTACCGGGAGGGCTATGAGAAGGGCATTCACGATCACGACGCGGCTCTGATCCTGGCGCGCCTGCTACCGCTTCGCGACAGCGCCGGGCTGCTCAGCCATACGCCGATGGCGCGAGGCATTGGCTGTTTTTTCTGGAACAGCGTCCAGGGTGAGGCCGTTGCGTTGGAGTGGCCGGAGCGCGCCCGCACCAGTCGGCATATTCAGCAGCTCTTTGGTCGCCGTGATGGTATCGATCAACTTGAGGCGGAGATCGCCTCCGCGATTGAGCGGTTCGCGGCCGATGAAGGAATGACGCTGCGGTCCGGGCTGCCTCTAGACGCGGCGCGCTATCTGGTCCAGGAGCTGGCTGGCGAACGCATCGAATTCGTCTTCAGCAAATACGCGCGCCAGCTGCTTGGGTCGCTGCAGGCAAAGCTGGAAGCCGCACGTGTCTGGGATGGCTATGTGCAGACATTGGAGCGACTGCAGGGTCGCCCAGCGGCACGATGGGCGCTGGTGGACAATTGGTTGCAAGGGCTCTGCGATCAGGGCGAGCTGTCCGACCTTGCTCGTTACATCCCCGAAGCAGTGGCGCTGGCTCTTTTGCCGGAGGGGCAGAGTAGACGGGTCACTGAAGTGGATCTGCGCTTTGCTGTTGAAGAGCTGATGGGTGACCACCCACGGATTGAAGGCCAGCAGCTAATGCTGTCGCTGGATGACTATTTCGAGCGGCTCGAGAACCATCGCCGACGCTTCCTGCCACAACTTCGGCGTTATCAGGCCTTGCGTCAGGACGTGATCGGTCGTGAGCGTGAGGCGCTGCGCCTTAGCGAGTTCAAGCCACGGCCGCTGAGTTCTTTCGTGCGCAACAAGCTGATAAACGACGTTTATCTGGGGTTCATTGGCGACAACCTCGCCAAGCAGATGGGCACTGCAGGAGAGAACAAGCGCACCGATTTGATGGGGCTTTTGATGCTCATCTCGCCGCCTGGCTACGGCAAGACAACCCTGATGGAATATGTAGCCCATCGATTGGGGCTGATCTTCATGAAGATCAATGGCCCGGCGTTGGGCCACGAGGTTCGTTCGGTGGACCCTGCGCAAGCGCCCGATGCCACTTCGCGCCAGGAGCTGGAGAAGCTCAATCTGGCTCTGGAGATGGGAAACAACGTGATGCTGTATGTCGATGACATCCAGCACACCCATCCAGAATTCCTGCAGAAATTCATCTCGCTTTGCGACGGTACGCGGCGTATCGAAGGCGTCTGGAAGGGCAAGACCAAAACCTATGACATGCGTGGCAAGAAATTCTGCGTGATCATGTCCGGCAACCCCTATACCGAATCCGGTGACGTCTTCAAAATCCCTGACATGCTTGCCAACCGTGCGGATATCTACAACCTCGGCGATACGCTCGGAGGCATGCAGGAAGCATTCAGCCTCAGCTATATCGAGAATGCGTTGACCTCCAATCCGATCCTGGCGCCGCTGGCTACCCGCGACATGGCCGATGTCTACCGGCTGGTCGACAAGGCCCAGGGCAAGCCGTTCTCCGCCAATGAGCTGTCCTACAGCTACAGCGCCGCCGAGATCAACGAGATCACCGCTACGCTCGAACGCTTGATGCAGGTGCGCGATGTCGTCGGCAGGGTCAACCAGCAGTACATCGTCAGTGCCGCGCAGGCCGACCAGTACCGTAGCGAGCCGCCGTTCAAGTTGCAGGGCAGTTACCGCAACATGAACAAGATGGCTGAGAAGATCAGTTCGGTGATGAACCAGGCAGAGCTGTTGCAGCTGATCGCCGACCATTACCAGGGTGAATCGCAGTTGCTCACCACTGGTGCCGAGGAAAACCTGCTCAAGCTTGCTGAGCTGCGCGGCAATATGACGAACGCTCAGGCCGAGCGCTGGGCGCAGATCAAGCGTGACTTCATGCGCAACAAGGCCTTGGGCGGCAGTGACACCGATGTTGGGAGCCGCGTAGTCGCGCAGCTCAACGATCTGGTCGAAAGCGTGCGCGGGCTGAGCATCGGCAAGTCCGACCGTGATGAGGCGCGTATTCCCTGGGAGCAACTGATTAGCGGGCTGGATAATCTTGGCCGGCTAAGACCGCAGGTAGAAGTCGTCGCACCGCCTCAGCCAGCCGTACAGAAGCTGCTGGAGAATCTGGCCGACAGCCTGCAGAACAGTTTTCTGCCGCTGATCAAAACCATGGATAAGAAGATCGATATCGACTTGCGTACCCACCATCGGATGCTGGAGATATCCGCTCAGCTGCGTGAGCTTGGCGAACATCTCGGCCAGGAGCAACGCAACGTCGAACCCCACGATGGAGTGCCGTGA